Sequence from the Pedobacter sp. D749 genome:
TAAAATTTCAGCATTTATCTTCGTAAAATTCATTTTAATTGGCTGATTTGTAAGTAAGCTTAACAAAGGAATACCCGATCTGGCCAGGCATTGGTGGGTTTAATTTCTTCATACTCACCTTTACAGTTTCAACAAAGGGATACAATTCAATCACTTTCGAAATGATATTCTTCAAAACACTTTCTAAAAGCTTTTGTGTATGTTTCATTTCTTCAAGGATGATGTGATTCAAATCCTCGTAATTAACGGTTTGTGCCAGTTCGTCATCAAAACCCTGTGGTGTAAATTCTGTTTCTAAATCTACAACAAAATGATTTCCAATCAGTTGCTCTTCTGGATAATAACCATGCAGGGCGAAACATTTTACATCTTTTAAAGCTACTGTTTGTTTGAAATGGTTCATGTATGTTCTGTAAGTTGCAAAATTAAATTTTTATTCATGAATATAATGCCCCTTGCCGTAAATTGTTACCTTTGAAATGAACGCGGTTTCTTAACCAGATAATACGAAATTACATGAGCAAATCAGTAAAAAAAGACCTGTACGAGGCGCCAGACTATTATTTATTAGATGAATTATTAACCGATGAGCACAAATTAATCCGTGCTACGGCCAGAGATTGGGTAAAAAAAGAAGTGAGCCCAATTATTGAAGATTACGCACAAAAAGCAGAATTTCCAAAACATTTAATAAAAGGCCTGGCCGATATTGGTGCTTTTGGCCCTACCATTCCGGTTGAGTATGGTGGAGCAGGTTTAGATTATACGGCTTATGGAATTTTGATGCAGGAAATAGAACGTGGCGATTCAGGTATCCGTTCTACAGCCTCCGTTCAGGGTTCGTTGGTGATGTATCCGATTTATGCTTATGGAACTGAGGAACAGCGTAAAAAATATCTCCCTAAATTAGCCAGCGGCGAAATGATGGGCTGTTTCGGTTTAACAGAACCTGATCATGGCTCCAATCCGGGGGGCATGGTAACCAACATTAAAGATGCCGGTAGCCATTATATTCTAAATGGAGCAAAGATGTGGATCAGCAATGCACCATTTGCGGATATTGCTGTGGTTTGGGCAAAAGATGAAGCTGGAAAAATCAGGGGCTTGATTGTAGAGCGGGGAATGGAGGGATTTTCTACACCCGAAACGCACAACAAATGGAGCTTACGTGCATCGGCAACCGGTGAGCTTGTATTTGACAATGTTAAAGTTCCAAAAGAAAATATTTTTCCCGAAATCAGCGGATTAAAAGGACCATTGGGTTGCTTAAATCAGGCACGTTATGGGATTGCATGGGGCGCTTTAGGCGCAGCAATGGACTGTTACGATACCGCTTTGCGTTACTCAAAAGAGCGTGTTCAGTTCGGAAAACCAATTGGCGGTTTTCAGCTTCAACAAAAGAAACTGGCCGAAATGGTGACTGAAATTACTAAAGGTCAGCTGTTGGTTTGGCGTCTGGGCGTATTGAAAAGTGAAAACAGGGCGTCGGCTGAACAAATATCAATGGCCAAACGAAACAGTGTAGAAATTGCACTGGATATTGCGCGTAATGCCCGCCAAATGCTTGGTGGCATGGGCATAACCGGGGAATACTCGATTATGCGCCACATGATGAACTTAGAATCGGTGGTTACCTACGAAGGCACACATGATATACATTTACTGATTACGGGAATGGATGTGACCGGATTAAATGCGTTTAAATAGATATGATAAAAAAAATTACGCTCTCAGTTTGTATTATTTTAGCGATGGCCAATTTGGCTTTTGCGCAAAAAGGAAAGGTTGCTATAAATGCGAAATTACCTGATTGGCTACAAACAGTAAAGGTGGTAAACAGTAAACCAGCTTACAAAAATATTCAGGATGGATATTATCTTTTTCTTTTTGAAAAACAGAACAATTTAGAAACAAAAGAACAGTATTCGCACATTATAAGAGAAATCAGTAATGGTACCGGTGTTCAAAATGGCTCTGAGATATCTGTTTCTTATGATCCAAGTTACGAAAAGCTCGTATTTCATAAATTGACAATCTGGCGCGGCAATAAGCCAATGGATAAACTCAATTTACAGAATTTCAAAATCCTGCAAAATGAAAAAGAATTATCACGGTTTATATACAGTGGCTTATATACGGCTTACTTAATATTGGATGACATTAGAAAGGGTGATCGGATTGAATATGCGTACACGATCCAGGGAAGTAATCCCGTGTTTCCTAAGTACTCGAACACCATTTATTTCGAAGGTAGCAGTCAGATTGTTAACGTTTATAACAACATCATTTTTAAACCAGGCAGAAATATCCGAACTAAGAATTTTAATAGTGTACCTCCTTTAAAAAGATCTGTTGTAAAAGGCTTAAATGTTTTTGAGTGGCAAAATTCAATGTCAAAAACCTACCCATCAAATGATTTTGAGCCTTCCGATTTTGATCCATTTGCAAGGGTTCAAATATCAGAATATAACAATTGGCAAGAAATTGTAGACTGGGGACTGAGTTTACAACAATTTAACGCTAAAAATTCTCCCATTATAAACGAAAAAGTAGCAGAATTAAAACTTAAAGCTAAGGGAAATAAAGAAAAGTATCTTGAACTGGCAACAAGATTTGTGCAGGATGAAATAAGGTACATGGGCATTGAGATCGGTGAGTATTCGCACCGCCCAAATAGTCCAGAAAAGATATTAAAGCAACGATACGGAGATTGCAAAGATAAATCAACTTTGTTATGTAATTTATTAAAAGCTAATGGTATTAACGCATATTCGGTATTTCTTAATACTTATCTTAAGAAAGAAACAGCATCATTGTTACCTAGCCCCAGCGTGTTTAATCATGAGACAGTAGTTGCAGAATTTGACGATAGAAAAATTTACATCGATCCAACTGTTGCCAATCAGCGTGGACCTATTTTTAATAATTACTTTCCATACACCGCAAAAGTTCTGGTGATAAAGGATGGCAATAAAGAATTAACTGAAACTGCTCAACAGAACCTTGGTAAGCTAAAATCATTAGTAGTTTTTAATGTTGGCGATACCTCTGGAACAAGTAAATCTACGCTTCGCATTACCAGTGATTATTCGAACAATTATGCTGATAATTTTAGAGACAATTTAAACAATGAGGGAGCAGATAATATTGAAAAATCTTATGTAAAGTATTATTCAAATCTTTATCCTGGATTAACCATAAAAGATCCGATTGAGATCAAAGATAATGAAGCTGAAAATATAATATCTGTAACTGAAACGTATGAAATAGATAGTTTATGGACACGTAGCGAAACTGACCAATCAAAACGCTTGGCTTACTTTTATGGCGATCTGATTAATGAACAGATTGTATCGATCAAGAAATTTAGAAATGCTCCGCTCTCGTTAAAATTTCCATGTACCATTGAACAGGAAGTAAGGATTATCCTGCCTGAAATTTGGAATTTCGAGAATGAAAATATAAATATCGACAATGAGAATTACAGGTTTTTATACAGTGCCAACGCGAAATTCAATACTTTAACACTAACGTATTATTATCAAAATTTCACTCCTGTTTTACAAACTAATAGCATAAACGATTATATAAAGGATAGTAAAGAAATACTTAATACACTATCTTATGGCATTTATTGGGGTGGAACAGGCCCCATTGAAAATGACGGACTAAATCTCAAATTACTTGGAATCGGATTTGTGGCACTTTTACTCTCCACATTTATTGCCATTTATCTTTACACCAGAAAAACAGAAGTTAATCTGGATTCTATTAAAAATGCATGGAGATTGGGGGGCTGGTTAGCTATACCAGGCATCGGCATTACACTAAATCCACTGATTATACTGGTTTCGGCATTAAAACAAGGTATTTACACTGATAAGATATGGCAAGGCATTCAACTAAATGCACATTCGCTTTTACTTAATTTGTCGGTAATATTTACAGTTGTATTTAATGTGATGTTATTTGTTTTCAGCATTTTTATATTAGTATCATTTTATAAACGAAGGGATTTTTTTCCAAAATATTACATTGCCTTCCTTATTTTTTCATTCTTAATTACTTTATTAGATACTACAGCGAGTATCTATATCAATAAGCTGGTAAATAACGAGATTTTGGGAGCTTCAGAATTTTATTCTGTATTCAGAATTGGTATTTTTGCTGCTATTTGGATTACCTATTTCTTAAAATCGGAACGTGTTAAACAAACCTTTGTATTTTCTTATCCCGATTCGGAATGGAGAAAGGCAGTAATTCAGGATTTAAATGAAAATTTCAGAATTAATAATCTGGAACAAGAAGAAAATATTATTAAAAATCAAGAAACAATAGATATAGAAGAAAATGAAAGATTTTAAAAAATACACCTACATACCTGCACCACCTGAAGAAGTTTATTTAGCCCTTACCAAAGAAACCAGCATAAAATTATGGACAGGTGCTGAAGTGGAGTTTGAAGAAGTACCAGAAACAGAATTTTCTTTCTGGGACGGAGATATTACGGGCAAAAACATCGAATTTACTTACGGTAAACAGATTGTGCAGCAATGGTACTTTGGAGAAGAAAACGAACCTTCTATTGTTACCATCAAACTTCACGAAGATAAAAAAGGAACTTCACTGGAGTTTAAACAAACCAATATCCCTGATGAAGATTATGAAGATTTTACCTCAGGCATTCAGGAATATTTCCTGGGTGGGTTGGTTGATTTTTTTGACGAATAAATAAAAATGAAAACTAAAATTAATGCTCTCCTTTTTTCTCTGCTTTTAATCATTTTATCAAGTTCTTGCAGAACATACCTTAGCCCTGCTTTACCTGGAAATAATATGGGCTATCTGCCTCGTCCGATGGAAGCCGACAGTGTTAAATCTTTAATACATGCATCAGCAAGTTTTGCCGGGGCATCTTCTCCGGGAAATGGTAGTATTTCATTTGAATTGGGTATGCTGAATATCAATCGTGCCCATACTTTTAAAGGATTTAATATTGCTTATGGCGTATTTGGTTATATGGGCAGTGCAGAAAATACTTATCCAGATAATGTTAATGATACTAATTCAGATTACCCTTCTGCTTTTAACAAAACCATGTATGGCTTTGGCCTGAGAACTTCTATAGGCTTGAATAGCATGTCTGCTAATGGAAATACAGATTTCAGATTTATCAATTGGGAAAACTCTTTAAGCGCCGAAAGTGGAGCGTACGCTGATTTTAGGGAAGAAATTTATAGTGGTAAAGTTTACAATTATGCAGGTGTTTCAAATAGGAAAAGATTTTGGACCACAGGTTTATCGACAGAAGTGATCTTTAGAGGAAGAAGTAATCATGATATTAGACATGCTTTCAGGCTTTTTATCGGTGGAACACCAAGACTAGCTAACAGTTTTAGATACGGTGATCTCGCAGATCTTGATAAAATAATTAAAGGCTCTGGAGCTTGGAACCTTAGCTACTTCTTAAATGTAAAAAAAATTACGCTTTCATTTGAAATAGCCGAAAATATAAATCTGGCAAGCAAGATTTCATTGGGTTATAAATTCTAATAAAAACTTATCGAAGCGATTACTGTTCTGATAGAAATAAAATATTATGAACAGAACATTAGGAATTATATTAATCGTTGTAGGCATTGCTATGCTGAT
This genomic interval carries:
- the folB gene encoding dihydroneopterin aldolase, whose translation is MNHFKQTVALKDVKCFALHGYYPEEQLIGNHFVVDLETEFTPQGFDDELAQTVNYEDLNHIILEEMKHTQKLLESVLKNIISKVIELYPFVETVKVSMKKLNPPMPGQIGYSFVKLTYKSAN
- a CDS encoding DUF3857 domain-containing protein — translated: MIKKITLSVCIILAMANLAFAQKGKVAINAKLPDWLQTVKVVNSKPAYKNIQDGYYLFLFEKQNNLETKEQYSHIIREISNGTGVQNGSEISVSYDPSYEKLVFHKLTIWRGNKPMDKLNLQNFKILQNEKELSRFIYSGLYTAYLILDDIRKGDRIEYAYTIQGSNPVFPKYSNTIYFEGSSQIVNVYNNIIFKPGRNIRTKNFNSVPPLKRSVVKGLNVFEWQNSMSKTYPSNDFEPSDFDPFARVQISEYNNWQEIVDWGLSLQQFNAKNSPIINEKVAELKLKAKGNKEKYLELATRFVQDEIRYMGIEIGEYSHRPNSPEKILKQRYGDCKDKSTLLCNLLKANGINAYSVFLNTYLKKETASLLPSPSVFNHETVVAEFDDRKIYIDPTVANQRGPIFNNYFPYTAKVLVIKDGNKELTETAQQNLGKLKSLVVFNVGDTSGTSKSTLRITSDYSNNYADNFRDNLNNEGADNIEKSYVKYYSNLYPGLTIKDPIEIKDNEAENIISVTETYEIDSLWTRSETDQSKRLAYFYGDLINEQIVSIKKFRNAPLSLKFPCTIEQEVRIILPEIWNFENENINIDNENYRFLYSANAKFNTLTLTYYYQNFTPVLQTNSINDYIKDSKEILNTLSYGIYWGGTGPIENDGLNLKLLGIGFVALLLSTFIAIYLYTRKTEVNLDSIKNAWRLGGWLAIPGIGITLNPLIILVSALKQGIYTDKIWQGIQLNAHSLLLNLSVIFTVVFNVMLFVFSIFILVSFYKRRDFFPKYYIAFLIFSFLITLLDTTASIYINKLVNNEILGASEFYSVFRIGIFAAIWITYFLKSERVKQTFVFSYPDSEWRKAVIQDLNENFRINNLEQEENIIKNQETIDIEENERF
- a CDS encoding acyl-CoA dehydrogenase family protein: MSKSVKKDLYEAPDYYLLDELLTDEHKLIRATARDWVKKEVSPIIEDYAQKAEFPKHLIKGLADIGAFGPTIPVEYGGAGLDYTAYGILMQEIERGDSGIRSTASVQGSLVMYPIYAYGTEEQRKKYLPKLASGEMMGCFGLTEPDHGSNPGGMVTNIKDAGSHYILNGAKMWISNAPFADIAVVWAKDEAGKIRGLIVERGMEGFSTPETHNKWSLRASATGELVFDNVKVPKENIFPEISGLKGPLGCLNQARYGIAWGALGAAMDCYDTALRYSKERVQFGKPIGGFQLQQKKLAEMVTEITKGQLLVWRLGVLKSENRASAEQISMAKRNSVEIALDIARNARQMLGGMGITGEYSIMRHMMNLESVVTYEGTHDIHLLITGMDVTGLNAFK
- a CDS encoding SRPBCC domain-containing protein, whose protein sequence is MKDFKKYTYIPAPPEEVYLALTKETSIKLWTGAEVEFEEVPETEFSFWDGDITGKNIEFTYGKQIVQQWYFGEENEPSIVTIKLHEDKKGTSLEFKQTNIPDEDYEDFTSGIQEYFLGGLVDFFDE